TCACCGCATCTGATACCCAGGAACAAGGGGAGGCTGGTACGAACTACAGCGCCCCAGCCCTGCTTGGGGGGCTCCAGAAGGACCACCAATCCGAGGGCCAGCCCTGGACACGGCTCTGGGGCAGCTCCTGGTTCCCCAGGGTGGATCCGGCCCTCCCTGGACACAGCCAGGGCTCCTAACGCCCGGGACGGAGGCCGAGGCCTGTAGAGGGCCAGGTTCCCGGCCCGAGCCCCACGTCATGAGCCCAGCAGTCCTCTGGCATCGCCTGCGGGCTGGCCACAGCCGGGAGCTTCCCTGGGAGCCCCTTTCTGCTGGAATGGGGTGGGGGCCCACGGTCCTCTGGCAGCGGGGCCTGGGGGTGAGGGATGGAGGAGAAAAGCCCGAGGCTGTAAATCTGCTGTTACTCAGAGATAACCGACGATTTTGCAGAGGGTGTCTCATCGCCTTTTGCAGCCTACAAAGTGCACCAAATACTTTGAGCTCTCTGAATCCTCAACAGCAGCACAAGAAAAGCTCATCAGCTTCCTTCCATCGCCAAGGTTCGCTCACTCATCAAGGCCACAGAAATTGGGCCCGAGCTCAAATCCAGGTCTCAGGGCCCACGACCCTCACTCTCCCCCAACACCTCACACGCAGGCAGGTGCAGGTTTGTTGGaagaaacaatgaataaatgactCTCCCCCCACCTGGACACTGTGGAGAATACAGAGGCGAATAATTCTGGTTCAAGTAAACTGAAAGTAACTCCTCCATCGTCTCgtgcctcacccccacccccacaaccacCATCAAACAGTCGGGGTTGGTTGGCACCGACACGGGTTTTACAAGAATCGGTGAGTTGTCTTCCAGGGTCAGCGACCACTAAGAGCCAACAGAAGCTGGGTTTCCCAGAATGCATCTCTCAGGCCCGAGGTGTGGTTCCTCGTGCAAGACCGTCTGTGGACGCCCTCACTCTTCGTTCACACCACCGAGGAGGTACCTGACTGCGTCCCGGAAATGCTAATAATGCAAGGCCCATAAATACTCATGAAACACTACTGATTAGCGGAGCTCAGCAGGTAACCTGGGTTGGAGGGAGCCTAGAAGAGAgtttttagacaaagaaacataaagaataCCTTTCCATTGAATCTACCCCGGACTGGATTCCCAAATGTTAACGAATCCTCTCAGCAGCCATACAGAAAGCAGGCTCCAGTAAGTGCCTTTAGGAACCCAGAAGTGAATTATTGATTTAGCTTTTGCTTGAAGAGAAATCTATTCGCTCAAAGGCTGTTTCAGGTGCCGTGGGATGGACAAGTTTGAAACaaaggctgggagggggaggagggcctgggacATTGGACTAAACACACGGTTCAAGTCCACGCTTCTGTTTCGGCCACCGAGCAGCCTAGGTTGGGCTGTGCTGACGTTTGGCTTTTGTGCCACGATCCCTCCATGGCGCCAGCTCCCCTGGGACATACGTGCGAGGTTCTGAGGCAGCAGAAACCATGTCTTTTCCCTTCTTTACCGAATCCTCGACACCTAATGCAACGCACAGCCTATCTTAGGCGCTCAGCACACGTCTGTTTGTGCAGAACTCCCTAAAAGCATTTTCCAGAGCTCTTCAGCTCCTGCTCTCTCGTCCCGGAGGGCAGCTGTGGTCACCACGTCCTCTCTCATCTGGTTACAAAGCCCCCAGATGAGCACGCCCTCTGACCCGgggccacagcccacagccctcTGCTCTGAAgccgcagccccacccccagcccccgccctgccccgggcGGCCCCTGCGCTTCCGCCCAGCCTCTAAGCCTTCCTCCACCTGCAACCTTTGAACATCCTTGACCCATGCTTCTCTGTCAACATGCTCCTCACTTTTCAAGGTCCTCCTCCAGGGCTCCACCTTGGTGGAATCTGTCAACCAATTTGCTGTCACTAATTGTCTAGCTGGAACCACAGCAATGTGGGGCAAAGAGCCTCTGGCCCCAGGAGAGCTTCCCTGTAGGAGCAAAGCAGAGAAAAGCACCCGAgtctccccccccgcccccccgcccacaGAGCAGCGAAATCCCCCTCGATGGGCCGGATACCACTGGATGGGCTGGATACCACTGGGCCGTCGGGCTGAGGCCAAAGCGAAGGTCGCGGTGCAGTGCAGAGACCAGCGGTGTGGCGTGCGAGGCAGCGAGTGGTCGCAGTGGGTTCCAGGGTTCCGGGCAGTTTCCTCTACTGGGGGCCCGTGGGCTGGGTGGCGTGTGGGCAGACCcccctgggggggggaggggctgtgcactCTCAGAATAGTTTTCTTTGCTGCCTGTCGTGTTAGGTTTGGGCAGCCACGTGCTTCCGATGCACCCTCGCTGGGGCAGGGCCGGGTTTTTGCCCCCTGTCCTGCCTCTGCGAAGTGTCGGACCATGGGAAATCAGTCTCTCCGCCACCTCTGTCTGCAACAGACCGGGTAAGCATTTAGGTCAGTCTGGGGAGTCACCAAGTTAACCAACTGTCCTAAGATTCTGTACGCCCCGGGCAGCTCGCCCAGAAGGGTTGAGTCCACATGAAGCAAGAGGAGGTTCGGAGCGACCGCCGTGAACAGCCCACCCCCGGGGCGTCAGGGGCCAACCTCCAGGCGCAGCCAGCCGCACCGCTCACTGGCTGTGGGGCCTGCGCCTCCGGGCCCTTGGCTGCAGGACTGGGGAGTAGCCACAGCCTCCCAGCAAGGCCGTCACGAAGACCCAATGAACAGCTGGCGTAAAGCGACGAGTGCCGGCTTGGAGTCCCACTCCCTCCCATGGGCCGCATGTCCCTGCAGCAGGAGCCGGTCTAGATGGCGGCACAGATGGTACCGCGGGGGCGCAGGGcccccagccagcagcccaggACCCAGGCCCTGCGGGCTCTGAAGGACACACGCGCCCTGGGCGCAGGGATGCCTACGGAGTGTGCTGTCCGAGGAACAAGGCCTGAGGACAAGACTGGGGTGGGAAACAGGGCCCCGCGGTGACTCTGGACCCCAGTCCCCCAGCACTCCCCTCCAGTGACAGTGTGCCATCCCGTCGCTCACTTAAAAGAGGTAACTCACAAGGAGGAGACTGGAAAATTGTCAAGTGGGATAAACACAGTTATGAAGCAACGCTGTCATCCTCCGTTCCTCCTCGGGCCCAGCGGCCTTGGCAGGGTGCTGGACATACTGTCACACTATCCAGGGGTCTGGGTGTGTGCCACCCCTGCTCCCCGACTCTGGGCCTCAGAGTCTCCATCTTCCAGTGGGAGAGCTGGTTGGGATGAGCTCTCGGGTCTGCAGCCCAAAAACCAAGGACTTCGCCCTTTGGGTCCTGGGCAATGTCTTACACCAAGGGGTCTCTTCAATTTCCTTGCATCGTGCCTGGCCTCCGGGTCTCGTTTGGACACGAGAACCTGCAGACTCCGGACCTGAAGGAGCCGCTAAGAGCTTACACGCGAGCACCGAAAATGGGGGTGCGCGTGGAGAGGCGGAGGAGGTGCCGGAGGCAGACGGGCTGCTCTGGACCGGCCGCCAGAGCAGAGGCGGCTGTAAAGCTGGGCTCAGGGCAGCAGTGCCGGGGATCCTGGGGCGCAGCCCCGTTTCCAAGCACTGTGATGGAGCCTTTTCTGTTGGAAAGAAATAGGCCGGGGCAGCGGGGAGGAAGGCTGGGAATGCTTGGCTGAGGGACAGCCAACAGGCACAGGTAGCGAGGGAGAGGGAGACGGAAACAGGGAGAAGCAGCAGATGGCCCCCCAGTGGAGCACGGTGAGTCCTCATCAGGACCAGGGTGGCGGGGGACACCGGGCAGGGAAGGGGGCGTgaagggacagggaggaaggctggggcggggctggatGAGGACTGACGACCTCACAGCCTGGGGAAGtccaaggcccccccccccccccacgtcccCTGACAGACACCAGGCATCAACCTTCCTTCTGGTGCCCAAGCTCCCACAGGTGCTGAAACGGCAAGGTGTGTCCGTAGAAGGTGAGCTACGAAGCTatccttggggggtggggggggggttcccacACCCACCCGGTGGGCTGCAGTGGAGGGACCGCTCTTACAGAGGGCTCGGGgggccaacccccacccccccagcgcTGGCTGTATGCACTGATTCATCTATCCAACGACTGCTGGGCCGCTTCTACGGGCCAGGTCCGGTAGCCCCTTCATTTTCACATCCTGAGCCCCAGGCAGTGAGTCTGCGGAGTGAGAATCACCAGGTGGAATGCGTGTTGACCGAATGCGTGCACTTATCTCGTTCACCGGGTCTCAGCAGGACACCGGCGACCTCCGGAAAGCCTCGATtattccctcctctttcctgagCCTAAAACCCACGGCGTTACTGGAAATGGTAGTGCGTCCCACTGTGTTTTGGTGAGCggtctgtttccctcccttcaggTGCTGCCCACGCCcacgcaggaggaggaggaagaggaggcggcGTGAGTTCCCAGCCGGAGAGACCGTGTCCCCGAGCCCAGGACCTGGCAGTGGGCGGAGCCATGGAGAAAGTCAACAACTTCTTCAGTGACATCTGGGACCTCCTGGTGACCAAACACCAGGAGGGCCTCTTCAACACCGTGTGCCTGAGCGTCATCCTGGCGCTGCCGCTGCTGGTGGCCCTCACCCTGCTGTTCgtctgctgccactgctgctggaGCCGGGCGGGCCGGTGCGGCCAGCAGCCCGAGCAGAACaagggggggcaggggaagaggaagaagaagaagaagaagggcgAGGAAGACCTCTGGATCTCCGCGCAGCCCAAGCTCCTGCAGATGGACAAGAGGCCGTCGCTGCCCGTCTAGCAGGCGGGAAGCAGAGGTGCGTCTGCCTGCGGGGACCCAGCTGCCCCGGCCACGCACGCGGCAGGGTGCGGCGACCCCCGACAGGTCACACTCATGCCCACGGAGGAACTGCTCAACCACGGAGCAAACCTCGGACAGAGTGTCCCCAGGAAGGGTGCTCCCCGGGGGGCACACGCGGATGGTTCTGGGGCGCGGTCTTAGCAGCTCTGTGCCCCGTAGCAATGCTCGCAGCTGCGGACTCtggagtgcccccccccccccgacttccGGCGCAGTCCCTATGCAAAAGCACAACAAACGTGTACCCGTGTGTGTAGACACGCCCcctgactcacacacacacacacacacacacactgtgcacaCCGCACACACCGTGCGCTATCTGCTCTCGCAGAAATGGCTCGTGGGAGGCCGGCCTGGCCGGGCTCGGGTACACGTGCCCAGTCCCAGGACCAGGTGAGGCTGCCCACTCCTGTCTGCCCCACGTACTACTCAGGTTAGAGACGTGCTTCCCCCCTGCGGTCCCTACGCAGCCTCCCGCTGGAAATCCTCCTCTTCGGACATTTCAGCAACTTGGTACAGGCCCCCCTTCCCACTGGGGAGTATTGAGACAGACCCCCCGAggtcccctgctcctgcccccatcCCTGGGAGGAAAGTTTAAGGTGGAAAAGCTCAGAATTCATCAAAAGCCGTTTTCTCAACCCCAACAGGGTCCCCATTGCCACTGGCAGGTGGCCCAGGCCCCCCTCTTCCCTTTGAAACACTGCCCCCAGAACCACCGGGTAGggcaccctcctccccacaagAACACACAGCTCTGGGTGGGGACTCCCAGAAAGCGGTGGGAACTTGAAGGTCAAGGCTACTTCGTTCCCTTCGCTGGGCTGCCCCAGGTACCTGTGCCGGGCAGCCAGTGCCACGCCTGGGCGAGGTGGCTCCCACGGAACCACGGGTGTTCAGCAGGGAGGGGGGTCAGATGATCACCGGCACAGCCTCACTGGTAACAACTTCCTAGGGTTGTCCTTGGAGGTGCGGTGCGTGGCAGGTGGGATGCAGAGGACGCAGTTTAAGTGACAGCAGGGTGAAGCTAGAGAGGTTCATTGATATTTATCTCAGGGCCCAGGCAagtgccttgcacacagtggGGACACCTCACTGCCTGCGGATGCCGTGGGTTACACGACGATGTGAAGGGTAAGCTCTCAATGCCTCGCCAGTCCCGCCAAGTGGCCTCCTAAGTGAGTCCACGCGTGGCTGCAGCGGGTGGAGGCTGGGTGCCGAATTCTGCGGGCGGTGCATGCAGAGCCAAGGGGCAGGGGACACGCACACCCTGAGGCCCGTGAGGATGTGTAaaccaggtcctcagtggggtcGGGGAGCGTCTCCCCGTGGGCAGAAGGCGGGGGGCTGAGTCAGTCCGCTCGGAGGGCGAGCTGGTCGTCCCAGGGGTGGGCAATTCCCAACCCAGAGCGGGCTGTGCTGTCCGAGGTCACGGGCAGGCCGGCTGGGTGGCGCTGCTGAAATACTTTCCCACGGAAGCCACGCTGATGGTGGGGGAAGTGCAGCTTGATCAACAGTGCAGCTCAACTATGGTACTTACGGTAGCTCCAGAGGCAGTGCTGGGAGGAGTGCACCCCGCTTGCtcgcctgggctgtgggggctgcctgccctccaggcccaCTCCAGGCTGTGCAGGGTGGGCTCCGGGTGGGGACAGCCTCAGGACCCCGGGGAGCAGAGCTCAGGCCTGTGTACACTGTGGGGCCAGCTGCGCTCACCCTGTCACCCTAAGTGGCCCCAAGTGGCCCCAAGTGTCCTGGGCACCAGGCCCCTTGCACCTAAACCCCTTTGACCAGAGAAAGCTGCGCCCTCGGGTCCTCTGCCCCCTGGTCACACGGAGAGCTTGTCATGGGGCATCTGGCTGTCCCCTCGACAACACAGGATGACCGGGCATCTCCCCACACCTACCACTGACCACAAACGGGGTACccttcctgtctccacctctcAGGCCCCTCAAGATGAGTGACTTGGGGAGACgtgggggctggaggctgagACTGGTGTCAGATGtgacccaggagagcagagcacCAGGAACAGGTTGCCATGGCAACAGGCTGCTCATCTGAATTACGAGCTGTGGCCGTCACTGCAGTGGCATGGCCTCCGCCTGCAGGCGCACCCGCGGTCCCACCAAATGGAcctgctccagctccagccacAAACCCCCCCAAGATGCATGTCTCAGCCGCTTCCACAGCCTGGGACGCGGCACCCCAGCCCTGAGCAGCCTTGCTTTTCCCCACCCGgcccccccagcacccctccctggaAACCCCAGAACagtgcccagggcaggaggggcctCACAGTCCTGTTGAGTAAAGACACGGGTGCGGGACAGGATCCCAAGGcggctgccctccccctcccactcctccacccatccccactccacccttcctccccagcctctgTCCCAGGTGTCCCAGGTCTGCTGCCAGCGACCAGGGTGCCTCGGTGGGAACCTGCCTGGCCCATCGAGGGGGGTTCAGCTGATGAAGGACAATGAGGGCAGTGAAGGAGAGGCTCCCCAACCCAGCACAGGCTTGGGGTGCAGCCCCCGGGGGGCCCTACAGCGTCCAACAGGCTGGGGCCCCACGGTCCGCGGAGGTCTCCCCTCTGCTCGGCGGATTCGCTTCTATATTGCtcacaggggcggggggaggggacagagagcaaGGTCGTTGCCTTTTCAAGAAGAATGTAAATGGCCCACGTTGTGCAGTGTTTGTCAGTATTTGTTTCCTGGAAGACTCCAATGCATCAACAGAAAAACTTATTTAAGTAAAACACTTTGAACAAAGAAGCCACGCCTGGCCTCCTCCCTCGGCATTCCGTGTGACCTTCCCCCAGACACCAGGACGGGCGGGGCGACCCCCTGCCGGCTGCACCGGCCCAGTCGTCCCGTaccccctccccgcagcccctccccgccTGCGGGGCACAGGCCTCCGACACGGCGCCCCCAGGATCACACACACGCTGCCCTGGCAGCGCCCAGAGACgcaccctcctcccttccatgCGGTCAGCCAGCCAACATCTTCTTATAGGAAAAGCGGGGAATGGCACaaacttagtaaaaaaaaaaaaaaaaaggcctgtgAGTTAGCCCCAGACCAGGAAGGGGTGAGATCAAAATCCTCTCCAGCGgccgctgggggcggggagaaggggagagacacGTGTCGGTGTGTGTAAAGATTCATCTTCCGAGTCAGCCGTAGCTTTGCATTAGCCGTGAAATGTCCCGGTttagaggccccgcccccacccaccccgccagGACCCCCGAGCTGGTCCTTGGCAGAGACCGTCCAGGACGTGCCGGCCAGCAGAACGGGAGACGATGGCGCTGCTCCACGTCTGCACCGTCCGCCGCGGAGCCGGGGGCCAGGCACGGCggggaaattaaaatttaatgacaCTAAAGGCCCAGGAGCTGAGTCACATCAGTCACGTTTCGGTCACTCGAGAGCCACACACGCACACGCTAGTGGCCGCCATCCTGGAGACCAGGGGTCCGTCTGGCAGCtcagggggggagggggcggggtcgGACACACCGGCCACCAGCTGGGGCTGAGTAAGCGAGGCCCCAGTCTCCTCTCCCCCAGGCCGGGGGTGTCTCTAGTCCTGGAGGGTTCCCGggcccccttccccagcacctgccacTCCCTGGCAGCTGGGGGCCGAGGACAGAGACCCTCGGGCAGCGCTCTGCTGCCCCCCGGGACCCACACACCTTCCCGCAGCAGAGGACGGCAGGCAGCCCAGAAGCCGTGTGGGGGGAGCTGCCGCTGCGGACACCCGAGGGGAGGCCACGGCTGAATGCCATCGGCTCCCCCTGCCCAGGCTTGGCCCTGACCTTGGGGTACGCCTATGGGATTTGGACGATGCCAAGAGCACTCTCAGCTCGCCAGAACGCTCTGCACAGGCCCCTTGGCCTTTGACCCGGGTATCATTACCAAATCCAAAGTCACAGGATTCAGATTACTGGACTGAAATAAAGAGTCCCTTCAACACAGCTCCGGGTCTCTGTCCTGGGCCGAAAGGGATGTTTCCGAGGACCTAGGGCACGTCACTGGGCGGGGTGCATGCATGTACCAAACTCCCTCTCCGGCGGTTTTATTCTAGAGCACTTCTGACCCTTGACCGGGTGCCCACAAAACACAAAGCTGTCTAGGGGGCCCCcagcctgctggggggggggggcggaaggAAGAGAGCAGCACAGTGTGCAGTTGTTTCCGAGCAGGCTGGGGTGTCACCCCCGagcttcccgcccccccccccccgcccccgcagtgtGGGCACTGGGCCTCGGGACCAAGTGGTGAGGCCCGTGGCGGAGTCCGTGAGTGAGGCGACGCTCGCAGAGCAGCGAACACAGGGCGGGCCTGTCCTGAGTGCTTGTCGCTGCATGGGGGCGGGACTACTaagggagggtggaaggagaCCCCGGGAGGGCCGCGCGCTAGAAGTCAGAGCAGGAGAAACTCTAGAGAGGAAAGCAAGAGGCCGGAGGGTCACCCGGTGCAGACGGGAGACAGGGATTGAAAACAAGGCACACTCTCTATCCCCCCCGGGGTGCCACCCGTCCGCTCGCTGCACCACACACTGCGCTGTGCCGGGTGTCCGACCCGCAGCCGGCAtgcggcccagggtggctgtgaatgcggcccaacacaaaaccatacaTTTTCTtgaaacatgatgagattttttggTGAGTATGTGCCAcagtgtatttaacatgtggcccaagacacctcttcttcttccagtgtggcgcagagacgCCGAAAGGCCGGACACCCCTGGCCACAGCAGGAGGAATAGCCCATGAGTAAGGGCCGCCAGTTAGCAGTGCGAAGCGGTCAAGTTTGCCGGAGTACCTGTCCTGTCCACCACCACCGCTGTCCTATGGCGACAGTGCCCCCCGGTGGCCAGACCAGGCAAGCGTTTGCATCAACATCTTTTTCACCGTCCCGGGGCCTCAGACCCAACTGCCGAAGACTCCCTGGATCTCACTCGGCGCTCGCACACCTGTCTGCACCGAGACTGCCACGCTCCTTGGACAGAGGAGAGGTTTCTAGAATTCTGTCTGGGCTGCTGTTAGGAACACACGTCCCCGAAGTGTGCCAGACTTTACGTCACTACACACAGGAAAGCTGCCCAGACCACACAGGACTCGCCCTCCTCCCGGAGGCCAGACGCTCCCAGCACGCCACTCCCATCCCCGCACGCATTGGAACGGGCCTTTCTGCAGCCGGGGTGGAGCCGTGTCAGTCACCGGTGtacctccagccccaggctcgGAGCCTGGCACCTGTGCACTACACGCTACATGAACTCGGGGTGTGGGGGAGCCCCGGGGGTTTCTCCCAggtgcaggc
This portion of the Phyllostomus discolor isolate MPI-MPIP mPhyDis1 chromosome 14, mPhyDis1.pri.v3, whole genome shotgun sequence genome encodes:
- the KIAA0040 gene encoding uncharacterized protein KIAA0040 homolog → MEKVNNFFSDIWDLLVTKHQEGLFNTVCLSVILALPLLVALTLLFVCCHCCWSRAGRCGQQPEQNKGGQGKRKKKKKKGEEDLWISAQPKLLQMDKRPSLPV